Proteins encoded in a region of the Streptomyces sp. NBC_01471 genome:
- a CDS encoding helix-turn-helix domain-containing protein has protein sequence MPSRKAPTARQRRLGTELRRIREHTGLSLTAAAAMLGTDRTTISNIESGRFGVSAERVRTWSGHYGCPDEAYVEALAGMATERINGWWEDYRGHLTSGALDLAELEHHAVGFRSVQIMYMPGLLQTEDYARAVFAESVPQPSPARQRRQLSHRLKRRDVLDRPELVDCTFLIHEAALRMTFGGPSVARSQLENLLKQSDRDNVTIRAIPFAAGGFPHAGSSAHYVRGVVPQLDTVQTDTATGSGFLDSETSLENWRVALERTEEKALDPESSRDFIRKIAQQV, from the coding sequence ATGCCATCGAGGAAGGCGCCCACGGCGCGCCAGCGCCGCTTGGGTACCGAGTTGCGCAGGATTCGCGAGCACACGGGCTTGTCGCTCACCGCGGCTGCGGCCATGCTCGGCACGGATCGCACCACCATCAGCAACATCGAATCGGGACGGTTCGGTGTGAGCGCGGAGCGGGTGCGCACGTGGTCCGGCCACTACGGGTGCCCGGACGAGGCGTACGTCGAGGCCCTCGCCGGCATGGCGACGGAGCGCATAAACGGCTGGTGGGAAGATTATCGGGGGCACCTCACCAGCGGGGCGCTCGATCTGGCCGAGCTGGAGCACCATGCCGTGGGTTTCCGGTCGGTGCAGATCATGTATATGCCTGGGCTGCTCCAGACCGAGGACTACGCACGTGCCGTTTTCGCGGAGAGCGTTCCGCAGCCGAGTCCTGCCCGCCAGCGGCGCCAGCTCTCCCATCGGCTGAAGCGGCGTGATGTCCTCGACCGGCCGGAGTTGGTTGACTGCACCTTCCTCATTCACGAGGCCGCGCTGCGGATGACGTTCGGCGGCCCCTCGGTTGCCCGCAGTCAGCTCGAAAACTTGCTGAAGCAGTCGGACCGCGACAACGTCACGATCCGTGCGATTCCGTTCGCGGCGGGTGGGTTCCCTCATGCCGGCAGTTCGGCACACTACGTGCGGGGTGTCGTTCCGCAACTCGACACGGTGCAGACGGACACGGCGACCGGATCAGGTTTCCTGGACTCTGAGACCAGCCTGGAGAACTGGCGAGTCGCTCTGGAGCGGACCGAGGAGAAGGCGCTCGATCCGGAGAGCTCGCGGGACTTCATCCGCAAAATAGCTCAACAAGTATGA
- a CDS encoding DUF397 domain-containing protein — protein sequence MEIQWRKSSKSSNAEGSDCLELAEHGGEILMRESDNPDVVIRTSRAKLRAFLGGAKEGEFDDLA from the coding sequence ATGGAAATTCAGTGGCGAAAGTCCTCGAAGTCGTCCAATGCCGAAGGCTCTGACTGCCTGGAGCTCGCCGAACACGGAGGCGAGATTCTGATGCGCGAGAGTGACAACCCGGACGTGGTCATCCGGACCAGTCGGGCCAAGCTGCGCGCCTTCCTCGGTGGCGCCAAGGAAGGCGAGTTCGACGATCTGGCGTGA